From the Naumovozyma dairenensis CBS 421 chromosome 10, complete genome genome, the window TCAATGATATGGTGGCCTTATAAATCCTTATACATGAAATGCAAAATGTCACATATAATCTAATTCATTTCGTAGGCatgtattgtattattcGAGATGAGCTTAGCTTCTTCtccaaatttttctttcactTTCCTGTCTtcctgaaaaattttcgGTGAGAATTGGCAAAAGCCCCAATGTGCCCTAAAGCATCTTACCCTAAATCCCCCTCCAGGGAAATGCCCGTCTAACCCTACGCCACCCTCCCCCAACCAAGAAGCGGCCGCAGCAGTAACAGTAGCAGCCCCACCCAATGGAAAAAACGCCCAGCTAGCCAGGGAAAAGGTTCCAAAAGGTTCTTTCTTCCAAAGTCTCTCCGTCGGTGGCTCGCTCGCTCGCTCGGCCGCTTGGTGGGCATTCCCTTGCGCTGTTTGCTCACTTCGTGGGTGGCCAGATTTCCCATTTTCAAACTAATTTAATGGTACTCTCCCCTTGAACAGAGAGACAGGCAGACAGACAGACAGACAGGACATACGTATCTAGGAAAAATTCCCATTCCCTATTCCTATTTTAAGTGcactatttatttaatattaatacaATTCCCCAATTCGCTTTCTCTTCCTTTCTTTCGTAAGTTTCTCACTTTAATTGATCCACTATAAATACTCAATACAATCCAATCAAATCCAATAAACAATGTCTAAAGTGTTTTTCGATGTCGAAGCTGATGGCCAAGCCTTAGGTCGTATCACTTTCCAACTATACAACGACGTTGTCCCAAAGACCGCTGAAAATTTCAGAGCTCTATGTACCGGTGAAAAGGGTTTCGGTTACGCTGGTTCTCCATTCCACAGAGTCATCCCAGACTTCATGTTACAAGGTGGTGATTTCACTGCAGGTAACGGTACTGGTGGTAAGAGTATCTACGGTGGTAAGTTCCCTGATGAAAACTTCGTCAAGAGACATGAAAGACCTGGTCTTTTGTCCATGGCTAACGCTGGTCCAAACACTAACGGATCtcaattcttcattacTACTGTTCCATGCCCATGGTTAGACGGTAAGCATGTTGTATTCGGTGAAGTCATTGACGGTTACGATATCGTTAAGAAGATTGAAACTATGGGTTCCCCATCTGGTGCTACTAAGGCTAGATTAGTCATCGCCAAGTCTGGTGAATTATAAGTCTGTTGATTCATGACATAATACTATAATTTCATATACATACTANatatactatatatatatatatatatatatatatatatatataaagtcTATATCACAGAAAACTCTTATGATCATACGCGTGCTATCTTATTTGTCATCTCGACAAgcta encodes:
- the CPR1 gene encoding peptidylprolyl isomerase CPR1 (similar to Saccharomyces cerevisiae CPR1 (YDR155C); ancestral locus Anc_8.336); the encoded protein is MSKVFFDVEADGQALGRITFQLYNDVVPKTAENFRALCTGEKGFGYAGSPFHRVIPDFMLQGGDFTAGNGTGGKSIYGGKFPDENFVKRHERPGLLSMANAGPNTNGSQFFITTVPCPWLDGKHVVFGEVIDGYDIVKKIETMGSPSGATKARLVIAKSGEL